The Chitinophagales bacterium nucleotide sequence TTACCTCGGCAGAAGGGGTGGGGGAAGAGGTGGTTGCCTTGCCTATTGACGTTAAAGGGCGGGTGGTAGATACCGCAGGCAATCCCGTGGCCGGGGCGAGTGTTACCGTGAAGGGAGACAGGACCAAAGGGACGACGACGGACGAGAACGGATATTTTGAGTTGAAGGGAGTGGAGGAAGATGCGGTACTGGTGGTGAGTGGGGTGAATATTGAGAGGTATGAGGTGAGGGTTGCTGGTAAAAGTGATCTGGCTACACTTACAATAAAAACAAAAGTAACCGAGGGGCTGGAAGTAACTATAAAAGCAAATACTGGCTATCAGGAAATTGAGCCTAACCGGGCCACAGGCTCAGTCGCGGTAATTGACAACAAAGCTTTAAACCAACAAACCGGTACTAATATATTGAAAAGGCTTGAAGGAGTAACCAGTGGACTATTATTTGATAATAATAAGGTCAGAAACAGTGGCGGCTCTCCCAAAAATGATAATATTACGATTCGGGGATTAAGTACAATTAACGCCTCGATGGATCCTTTGATTGTTTTAGACGGATTTATTTATGAGGGCGGCATAAATAACATAAATCCCAATGACGTTGAAAGCATAACTATATTGAAAGATGCGGCGGCAACTTCTATTTGGGGGGCAAGAGCGGGGAATGGAGTTATTGTGATCACTTCAAAAAAAGGGAAATTCAATCAAAAACTTCAAGTGAGTTTCAATGCAAATACGATAATCAGTGAAAAAAGCGACCTCTCTTACCTTCCACAGATGTCTTCAACCGATTATATTGATGTAGAGGAATTCCTTTTTAAACAAAATTTTTCAGGCTTTACAAGCCGGATAAATAGTAAATATCTTTCATTAACCCCTGCTGTAGATGTACTTCTTAAAAGAAAAAATGGGTTAATCTCTGCAACTGATTCTGCTACACAAATTAATGCGATGAAAGCGACAGATGTTCGTGATCAATATAATAAATATGTATATAAAACTGCAGTCACACAACAATATTATGTAAATCTTAATGGGGGCAGCAATAACAACGCATATACCATTTCTTTTGGGTTTGATAATTTATCGGGAGAGTTACAAAATAAATTTCAAAAACTGAATATTAAAGTTGAAAATACTTACAAGCCTGTAAAGAACTTGCAACTAAGCTTTGGCGTCTATTATACAAATAGTAAAGCGACTACAGGAATTCCGGGATTAGGCAGCATTCGCCCTGGTGGCAGACCAGTGCCTTATTTCAGATTGGCCGACAATGACGGAAGCCCTGTTTCAGTTGCGGCTGTTTACAGGGATACGTATATAGATACAGCAGGCGCAGGAAAATTATTTAATTGGAAATTTTACCCGTTAGAAGATTGGAAACATAACAAAACTACTACGAATTTACAGGAGTTATTTACCAATATAGGCCTGCAATACAAGCTAACGAAATCCCTAAATATTGATCTTAAGTATCAATATCAAAGACAACAATCCCAAGGTGAACAACTGGCTGATATGGAGAGTTATTATACAAGAGACTTGATTAACTCTTTTAGCCAGTTAAATAGAAATACCGGGATTGTAAACTATATCATTCCCAAAGGGGATATTAGAACGCTTCAAAACAATTTTATAACATCCTATACTGTCCGGGGACAATTAAATTTTAATCAAACTTGGTTCGATCACCAGGTTGCGGCTATAGCTGGTGTAGAAACTAGAGAATCCAAAGCAGATGGCGACCAGTATACAGCATATGGATATAACGAAGACCCTCTTGTTACTGCATCAGTAGATTTTAGAAATACTTATCCAACATTTATTACTGGCGCTTTTAATACTTTACCAGGTGCTCCGGGTTTTGTTTCTAGTGTTTTCAGGTATGTTTCTGCCTATGGTAATGCCTCCTATAGTTACAAACAACGGTATATTCTTTCAGTAAGCATAAGAAAAGATGGTTCTAACATTTTTGGTGTTAAAACAAATGACAAATGGAAGCCACTATGGTCCTTAGGAGCAGCCTGGAAAATTTCAGATGAGCTATTTTATAAATCAGCTATGTTCCCTTTATTAAAATTAAGGACAACTTATGGATATAGTGGAAATGTTGATCCAAGTAAATCTGCTGTACCTGTAGGTGCCTACGGGTCAGCTCCGGTAACAGGATTCCCGTATGCAAGGATCGGTACACTGAATGATCCAGAACTCAGATGGGAAAGATCGGGGATGCTTAATATAGGTATTGACTTTGCTTTGAAAAATAATTTAATTACTGGTTCTTTAGAATTCTATAGTAAAAATGGAACTGACTTATATGGACCGTCGTTATATGATTATACTGTATGGGGATATATAAACCAGGTAACAATAAATTCTGCGAATATGAATGGAAAGGGTGTAGATATTGTTCTTACCAGCAAAAATATTGATAAAGCCTTTAAATGGTATACTACTTTATTATTTAATTATAATAAGGATAGAGTAACAAAATATTTTGGCACAACAGCTTCCCGGATATCAACAAAAATTAACGCCGCTTCTGGTATTGCCCCTGTGGTGGGTAAGCCACTATATGCAATTGCCGCATATAAATGGGGTGGTTTAAATGCAAATGGTGATCCGCAGGGATATTTGAATGGACAATTAAGTACGGATTACACTGCAATTTCTAATGAGGGGCTTGCCAGAGGTTTAGATGGAAATATTGTTTATATCGGCCCGTCAAGTCCTCCTGTGTTTGGATCTTTGATGAACGGCATTACTTGGAAAAACTTTACTTTAACAACCCTGATTTCTTATAAACTAGGGTACTATTTCAGGAGGCCGAGTCTTTCTTATACCTTGCTAATTAATAACGGTGTTGGTAACAAAGATTATGAAATTAGATGGCAAGTTCCAGGGGACGAAGCAATCACAAATGTTCCAGCATTTAAGTATCCGCTTAGCGCCAATAACCAAAAAAGGGATGACTTTTACAACTCCTCAGAAGTTAATGTATTGAAGGCAGGAAATATACGTTTGCAGTATATTAACCTAAGTTATTCTTTCATAAAAAATAGACCTGTTAGCTCCTTGTTCAAGGAGTTAGAATTGTATGGCAATATGGCCAATGTTGGCATACTATGGAGAGCAAATAAGGAAAACTTAGACCCTGAATATCCTACTTCATTACCACCTGTAAGAAGTTGGACATTGGGTGTAAGAGCTAATTTTTAACCGGCAATAATTTAGAAAATGAAACAATTTACAATACTTTGCTTGATCAGCAATTTTATTTTCACTTTTCCGCTTACTTCGTGTAAGAAGTATCTTGAGGAAAAGCCTGATAAAAAATTAGTAGAATTAAAAACACTGGATGATTTGGAAGCATTGCTTGATGATAATAGCCTAATAAATAAGGAGACCACTCCAGGTTTTGGGGAGACTTCAGCTGATGATTATTTTCTACAATTAAGCGATTATAATTCGCTGACAGATTTTGATAAATCACTCTATACCTGGCGACCTGCTGAGTACAAATTTAACAACGACTGGGCTGTGGGTTATCTGGGTATTTATTCAGCGAATTATTGTCTAGATTATGTTGATAATATACAAAGAACTCCTGCAAATTTGATTCAATGGGACAATGTAAAAGGGTCAGCACTTTTCCACAGAGCTTACAGGTATTTGAATTTAATATGGATATATGGAAAGGCATATGATCAAACTACATCACAATTGGATTTAGGGGTAGTTCTAAGACTAAATTCAGATCCGTCTATGCCATCAGTTCGGGCAAGTGTAAAGGAATGCTATGAAAGAGTGATTACAGATGCAAAAGAAGCGGCTCTTTTTCTTCCTAATACTCCTCAACACGTAATGCGCCCATCAAAAGCAGCCGCTTTCGGCCTTTTGGCCAGGGCATACCTGTCAATGAGAATGTATGACAGCGCATATAAGTATTCAAATCAGGCTTTGCAAATAAAGAATGACCTGTTGGACTTTAATGACCCCAGTGTCGATCCTTTTTCTATGCCTCCTTTTCAGCCATTTAATAAAGAAATAATCTTTTATACTACCCAAACACAATTCTATTGGCCCAAAAATCCTTATATAGCTTTAATTGATACCTTATTATACAATAGTTATGATGATAATGATTTGAGAAAAACTGCTTTTTTTTATGAAAATTTTGGTTTTCATGCATTTCAAGGAACTTATAGTACCGACGATATCGAAGACTTATTTACAGGAATTGCTACAGATGAATTGTACTTAATAAGGGCCGAATGTCATGCCAGAGCTACTCCTGTTAGAATTTCAGACGCTATGAATGACCTGAATATTTTACTCAGTAAACGTTGGGCAACAGGCACTTTCATTCCTCATACTGCTACCAACCAGCAACTGGCTCTTGCCTTGGTATTAACTGAAAGAAGGAAAGAGCTTTTAATGCGTGGCCTTAGATGGATTGATATCAAACGATTTAATAAAGAAGGTGCGGATATAACACTTAAGAGAATAGCAGATCAAGTATATACATTGCCACCTAATGATAGCAGGTATGCACTGCCTATACCAAAAGATATAATAGATATAACTGGTATGCCCCAAAATTAAATTTTGCCCGAGTTGAAAAACTCTTTTCAAATATCTTTATCTGTCCTTCCGGGGTCTCTGAACTAATTAGGTTATAATTGCAATGTTTGTGAAGGACCCCGGCGGGGAGGAACAATAAGCATCGTTTATTTATTTTCTCATTAAGTTAAATTAAAAAAGTATTGACTATATGATTGTGAATCGACGATAATTTCTCCTTCTACTTAGACTGATATCATTGATATCTGTCCGCTGGGGCCGTAGTTTACCTAATTACGTTATCATGATAAGAATTAGTTTAAGTATGATGTTTATTCTTCTTTTGTTAATGCTCTGATAGTAGGTTTTTCTGGAGTTTGAATGTTTAAGGAGAATAAAAATTTGAATGGCTTGGATCCTGCAAATGGGGTTCACCAAATCATTTAAATTGGATTAACTGGCCCTTTTACTTATCGTTTACCGTCACTTAAAAACTTTATAGCTATTTAAGTTGTTCTCTAAAGTAAGTATTAATTATTAATGACATGGAAAAACGAAAAATGAAGAAATACTTAATTATTGTGGTTTTATTTCTGGTTAGCCATTTGACCCATGCTCAAGATGGGGGAAGGCTTAAAGTGAACGTTGAAGGGATTAAAATGGATTCCATAAGACCTTTAAAAATTGGAGATAAAGTTCCCGACATTTTATTTGGGAATATATTAAACTATAAAACCAAGAAAGCAAAACTATCCGATTTTAAGGGAAAGCTAATTATTTTAGACATGTGGAGTACAATCTGTGCTTCATGTATCGAAGCTTTCCCTGAAATGGAAAAACTACAAAGTGATTTTAATGGCAAAATTCAAATTCTGCTTGTAAACCCACATGACCCAAAATTTGACTCAGAAGAAAAAATTAAATCAGTATTGGAAAAAACAAAAACACGTACCGGTTTTTATCCAAAGCTCCCCATTCCTATTCATGATAGTATTTTGAATGCCTATTTTCCGCATCAATCTGTTCCTCATCAAGTATGGATTGATAAAAATGGAAAAGTATTAGTCATTACAGATTTAAAAAATACTACAAGAGAGAATATTATTTTCGCGTTAAATGGTGAAAAATTAAGTATCCCTGTTAAAGATGATTGGGCATATGACAAGGAAAAACCACTTTTTGTAGATGGGAATGGTGGCGATTTTGATGCCTTTCTTTTCCGTTCAATATTTACAGAATACAACAAAGAAATTAATTCATGCGAAGGAGTAAGGAAGGATATAAATGGCAATATCACTGGGATGTATATGATTAATAAACCTCTTTGGTATATGTTAGTTGTTGCTTATTCAGATTTAATGAAAGGGTTTCTTACCAACAGAATTATTATTGATGTTAAAAATGATCCTGATAAAGTTGCTAGGAAATCGGATACTAGATACATGTATTGCTACGATTTGGTCACTCCACCTACTCCACCCAATCTGTTTGATCAAAACAGATATTTAAAAGAGGATATAAAAAGGTATTTTAAAGTGGGAGTATATAAAGAGAGTCGAAAATTAAAAAGTTTGATTGTAACAACTACCGATCAAATAATAAAATCATACTCTAAGCAAAAAATGGAATTCTATGTTGATAAAGGTACTATAAAAAAAGTTATCCATAATTATTCCATCGGTAATATCATTAAATTCTTAAGTGCTTACTTTAATAAGCCATTAATAGACGAAACAGGTTTATCTGATCAGCTCATAGATATTACTTTTCCTGATAATTTTGAATTTGCTGATAGTGATGGCCTTTTAAAAGTACTTGAAAAAAGTGGATTTTGCATATGGGAGGAAGAGAGAGAAATGGAAGTCCTTATTATAACGGATATGTATTGAACACACATATATATTAGTATTTAAGGAATCGATTTGCAAAGGATATTTAGTAAAACTATTAACCAAGTAAACTCACGCGCAACTAAGGGTCCAGATAAATGGTAGTGAGACTACCTTCGAACCTCTGAAATATCTGCCTGGCGACAGATGAACTGGATAAAATAATGGAACAGCAACAAACACTGTCTAACTGCTTGGCAGTGGATCGGCGTAGTGAAGAAGTAACAGTGACAAATAAAAAAGCACACTCATAACCGCTGTTTCTTCACACCCTTAAAAGTCTGTTTTACCGGGAGTATCTTACCCTCTTTGTCAAAATACATTCGGTCGATACAGGTGGCTCTGTTGTTGGCGGCTGTTTCGTTCAAAGGGCGCCGGTGATAAACAATGTACCAATTGTCTTTTTTAGCATTGTGTATGATGGAATGGTGTCCGGAGCCCCGGGCCACTAAGGAGTCCTGTTCCAGGATCCGCCCGATCCGTTGGTAGGGTCCAAACGGATTGTCCGCCATCGCATAGGCCACACTGTAATCGGGACCGGTCCACCCGCCCTCACTCCACATGAAGTAGTATTTGTTATTCCGGACAAACATAAACGGCCCTTCCACATATCCGCCTGGAGTTATTTCTTTGAAGACATTGCCCGCTGAATCCGGCACAAATCCGGTGAACGTATCGTTGAGTTGCGCGATATTACAATGTCCCCAACCTCCGTAAATAATATAGTATTTGCCATCCTGATCTTTAAAAACAAATTGATCGATCGGCTGTGCCCCGTTATAGAACTGACTGATGAGGGGTTTGCCAAGGTGGTCCTTATAAGGGCCTTCCGGATTGTCTGCCACCGCCACCCCGATGCCTCCATATTCCTGGTTGTTCTGGATATCATTGGCGGCAAAGAAGAAATAGTATTTGTCGTCTTTCCTCACCACGGCCGGTGCCCACATGGCCCGTTTGGCCCAGCGTACCACACTGGTGTCCAGTATATGCTCATGCTTTTTCCAATGGATAAGGTCAGTCGAGGAAAACGCGTCAAAGAAGACCTGCTTATTGTATTTGTCAGAATAGGTAGGATAGATCCAGTATTGATTATCGAAAACAACCGCTTCCGGATCGGCGTACCAGCCTTTCAACACGGGATTTCCAGCATAGTTTTTCTGCGCATTGACTACCTGGAATAATAAAGAGAATACCAAGATCAAACTGCCTGTATACTTCATAGCGAATTTTGTAATAAATGTATCGCATTATGCCAACATTTAATATTATTGGCCACGAGGCAACTTTTCGTCCATATCCATCTCCGTCATTTAACGGATTCTTCAGCCCGTGGAAACACCAAATTCGCCTAACCTTTTTTATGTTGTAAAAACGAGTATACTGTCTTTTATTAACGGTATTTTGGAAGGGTTTTGCACGGATGGATCTGTGAAAAAACCCGGGTCAAACCGTCTAAAGACGGAGAATGTACATACTACACAAGGAAGAATAGCACCCGCGTTCTGGCTTTGGAACCCGGGAGTTGTACCAACTACATAATCCTAATTATTTTAATAGAAAAGGTCGGCGCTAAGTAGAATCACTTAGGCGGTAATTTTTGTGATATTCCGGAATATCTCTATTTTCAGGGGAACCTTATCCATTTCCTACCAAAGAGACCATTCCTCCCTGAAAACATCGTAAAGAATTATTTGCACTTGGTTTGTGATTGAGAAACACTTGTCGTGCTAAATTGTATTGTAAAGATTGATTAATACTTTATTTTAGTCTTTACAATTTAACTTCTATTGTTACAATCTGAAGTGAATCTCTTCGGTTGCCGTGTAAGGCTGAACATCCTAAATATTTCTTGCCTGTGAAAAGTTGAGACCATGGTATGCAATTCGATACCGCGAAATAATAAATAAATAACAATGAATGAGCTTTGGTATATAATCGGAATTGGAATTCTAAGTTTAATTTCAACAATTATTTCATCTAAAGGACCACTTTATGATAAGCATCATAAATGGTATAAACGGCTAACAAAAGGAGGAAAATGGGCTGCAGCTATCGGATTAACGATAATTGCATTCAGTTTTTTGCAATATAGATTAATAAAAAAACGAGATGACAGGAAAGATGGGTTGCTAAAAGTAGAACGAGACAATAGGGATTCAATTATTTCTGCGAGAATAACTTCAGGTGTAGATTCAAGTACTAATAAACTTTTTACAGATCTTTCAATTGCATTTGCTAATCAAAACCTTCGACTTGATACAGTACGAAAAAGAATTGAATCACTTAGAGATTCAGCAAAAACTGTTATAGTCAATAACGCAAGAGATTTACCTCGCATTATTATTCGGGAAGACGGAATAAAAATTCGTCAAATAAATGATACCTCATTTGTTAATATTGCAATTCTCTCGACACAATCCGAAGCTAATTTAGAATTCTTAGACTACATATGTAAACTGGACTATTCAGATGGGAGTAGTTCCTATACATCTAGAGCTAGTCTCTGTAAAGGTCCATTATTGATGCCCAAGGAACAGCTTTTGAACAACGAATTCTACATAACTTCAAGCAAACCAATTTTTGGTTTTTCAATAGCAATTATTGGATTGTATAAACCAGTAGATGAAAATAGACCCATTGAATTACTTGATATTTATGTAACAAAGGTAAGTACAGGCAAGACTGGTTTTTTAATGGGCATCAATAAGGAAAATGCGCTAATATCTTTTGGGATAAAGAAAAAATGAATTGAACGCAAGCTTTCCGAATTATGACAAATCTTTAAATGATGTTAGAAATGGATTGGCCTCCCTTACTGCTCGTAAGTAGCTATCTTTCTTAAAGTAAGTTGACCCGGTAACTGTGCCCTATTAAATTCAGGCAATTAAAATTATTGTCCGCCTTACCTCACCAAGTCGTCGCATCGAGACGAAATACTAATTTATCTTTATTGCATCACTCCTCAGCGTCGAAATTTTGTATATACAGCCAATTTCAAGCGTAGTTTTCCTGCCTTCGCCCAGTTCAGGCGACACCTTGGAATTCATCGAATTCGCTGTCTCCGCCTTCAGGCATAATCTGTCTGCATTGGCTGAAACTGAAGGAAATTTGGATACAAGGGAGTAGGTAGAATGAATTTTTTGAACTGCTGATTAGTATGGAATAATATGGAGGTATTATTGGAGAAGAATACGGGCTGGGTCCATATTTTTCCTGGCAATTTTTCCACGACAATCCTGGGTCATTTCCACGGTGTTCGCTAAGGAAATACACTTATTTTCAATTAGTTATGAGAGGGTAGCATGAGAAAAAGCCTATCCTGAATTTTGTCATTTACCATTTTTGCCGTAACCTTGTCTAACTA carries:
- a CDS encoding glycoside hydrolase family 43 protein, whose translation is MKYTGSLILVFSLLFQVVNAQKNYAGNPVLKGWYADPEAVVFDNQYWIYPTYSDKYNKQVFFDAFSSTDLIHWKKHEHILDTSVVRWAKRAMWAPAVVRKDDKYYFFFAANDIQNNQEYGGIGVAVADNPEGPYKDHLGKPLISQFYNGAQPIDQFVFKDQDGKYYIIYGGWGHCNIAQLNDTFTGFVPDSAGNVFKEITPGGYVEGPFMFVRNNKYYFMWSEGGWTGPDYSVAYAMADNPFGPYQRIGRILEQDSLVARGSGHHSIIHNAKKDNWYIVYHRRPLNETAANNRATCIDRMYFDKEGKILPVKQTFKGVKKQRL
- a CDS encoding RagB/SusD family nutrient uptake outer membrane protein, translating into MKQFTILCLISNFIFTFPLTSCKKYLEEKPDKKLVELKTLDDLEALLDDNSLINKETTPGFGETSADDYFLQLSDYNSLTDFDKSLYTWRPAEYKFNNDWAVGYLGIYSANYCLDYVDNIQRTPANLIQWDNVKGSALFHRAYRYLNLIWIYGKAYDQTTSQLDLGVVLRLNSDPSMPSVRASVKECYERVITDAKEAALFLPNTPQHVMRPSKAAAFGLLARAYLSMRMYDSAYKYSNQALQIKNDLLDFNDPSVDPFSMPPFQPFNKEIIFYTTQTQFYWPKNPYIALIDTLLYNSYDDNDLRKTAFFYENFGFHAFQGTYSTDDIEDLFTGIATDELYLIRAECHARATPVRISDAMNDLNILLSKRWATGTFIPHTATNQQLALALVLTERRKELLMRGLRWIDIKRFNKEGADITLKRIADQVYTLPPNDSRYALPIPKDIIDITGMPQN
- a CDS encoding SusC/RagA family TonB-linked outer membrane protein produces the protein MKITAVILLAACLSAAATGKAQKVSLTLRDAPLEKALKEIKRQTGLDLLYTVDVLQHARPVTIELRNADLRQALDQCFKEQPLTYTIVENVIVVKLRPVTSAEGVGEEVVALPIDVKGRVVDTAGNPVAGASVTVKGDRTKGTTTDENGYFELKGVEEDAVLVVSGVNIERYEVRVAGKSDLATLTIKTKVTEGLEVTIKANTGYQEIEPNRATGSVAVIDNKALNQQTGTNILKRLEGVTSGLLFDNNKVRNSGGSPKNDNITIRGLSTINASMDPLIVLDGFIYEGGINNINPNDVESITILKDAAATSIWGARAGNGVIVITSKKGKFNQKLQVSFNANTIISEKSDLSYLPQMSSTDYIDVEEFLFKQNFSGFTSRINSKYLSLTPAVDVLLKRKNGLISATDSATQINAMKATDVRDQYNKYVYKTAVTQQYYVNLNGGSNNNAYTISFGFDNLSGELQNKFQKLNIKVENTYKPVKNLQLSFGVYYTNSKATTGIPGLGSIRPGGRPVPYFRLADNDGSPVSVAAVYRDTYIDTAGAGKLFNWKFYPLEDWKHNKTTTNLQELFTNIGLQYKLTKSLNIDLKYQYQRQQSQGEQLADMESYYTRDLINSFSQLNRNTGIVNYIIPKGDIRTLQNNFITSYTVRGQLNFNQTWFDHQVAAIAGVETRESKADGDQYTAYGYNEDPLVTASVDFRNTYPTFITGAFNTLPGAPGFVSSVFRYVSAYGNASYSYKQRYILSVSIRKDGSNIFGVKTNDKWKPLWSLGAAWKISDELFYKSAMFPLLKLRTTYGYSGNVDPSKSAVPVGAYGSAPVTGFPYARIGTLNDPELRWERSGMLNIGIDFALKNNLITGSLEFYSKNGTDLYGPSLYDYTVWGYINQVTINSANMNGKGVDIVLTSKNIDKAFKWYTTLLFNYNKDRVTKYFGTTASRISTKINAASGIAPVVGKPLYAIAAYKWGGLNANGDPQGYLNGQLSTDYTAISNEGLARGLDGNIVYIGPSSPPVFGSLMNGITWKNFTLTTLISYKLGYYFRRPSLSYTLLINNGVGNKDYEIRWQVPGDEAITNVPAFKYPLSANNQKRDDFYNSSEVNVLKAGNIRLQYINLSYSFIKNRPVSSLFKELELYGNMANVGILWRANKENLDPEYPTSLPPVRSWTLGVRANF
- a CDS encoding TlpA family protein disulfide reductase gives rise to the protein MEKRKMKKYLIIVVLFLVSHLTHAQDGGRLKVNVEGIKMDSIRPLKIGDKVPDILFGNILNYKTKKAKLSDFKGKLIILDMWSTICASCIEAFPEMEKLQSDFNGKIQILLVNPHDPKFDSEEKIKSVLEKTKTRTGFYPKLPIPIHDSILNAYFPHQSVPHQVWIDKNGKVLVITDLKNTTRENIIFALNGEKLSIPVKDDWAYDKEKPLFVDGNGGDFDAFLFRSIFTEYNKEINSCEGVRKDINGNITGMYMINKPLWYMLVVAYSDLMKGFLTNRIIIDVKNDPDKVARKSDTRYMYCYDLVTPPTPPNLFDQNRYLKEDIKRYFKVGVYKESRKLKSLIVTTTDQIIKSYSKQKMEFYVDKGTIKKVIHNYSIGNIIKFLSAYFNKPLIDETGLSDQLIDITFPDNFEFADSDGLLKVLEKSGFCIWEEEREMEVLIITDMY